The Pseudomonas sp. FP2309 genome has a window encoding:
- a CDS encoding acetyl/propionyl/methylcrotonyl-CoA carboxylase subunit alpha → MGAFSKILIANRGEIACRVQRTAHALGYRTVAVYSDADAEALHVHMADEAVCIGPAPVQQSYLNIPAILHAAKITGADAVHPGYGFLSENPAFAKACFDANLTFIGPSVEAIELMGSKRLSKLAMLNAGVPCIAGYQGSDQDDSTLQQQAERIGYPLMIKASAGGGGRGMRLVQQPEQLLEQLRTARSEALNAFGSDELILEQALIEPRHVEIQLFGDSHGHLIYLGERDCSIQRRHQKVIEEAPCPVMTAALRQAMGEAALKAGRAVSYVGAGTVEFLLDRHGQFYFLEMNTRLQVEHPVTELTTGFDLVAWQLQIAAGQTLPVTQEQVTLTGHAMEVRLYAEDPARGFVPQTGDVLRWEPAPGVRIDHGLREGDTISPFYDAMQGKIIAHGATREEARRKLLRAVEDTRLLGVATNQQLLIDVLKHPGFINGDFSTGFLAEHFNVIAQPTVTDEQLALAAALFHQHSADLHPHGLAGWRNNASVPNTLRLEVNGDIHSVTVAPLHLTTDGRHATLVRDGIRRRIAYHLDGDRLWLAGLSVTNRTHQVASRHADASSGTVKAPMDGAIVEVRVQAGEHVSKGQLLLVLEAMKMEQPLTAGIDGIIKHVRVMAGDQVRNRQVLLEIE, encoded by the coding sequence ATGGGGGCGTTCAGCAAAATCCTCATCGCCAACCGCGGCGAAATTGCCTGCCGCGTCCAGCGCACCGCCCACGCTCTGGGTTACCGCACGGTGGCGGTCTATAGCGATGCCGATGCCGAAGCGCTGCATGTGCACATGGCCGACGAAGCCGTGTGTATCGGCCCGGCCCCCGTGCAGCAGTCCTACCTGAACATCCCGGCCATTCTTCACGCGGCAAAGATCACCGGCGCCGATGCGGTGCACCCCGGTTACGGTTTTCTTTCTGAAAATCCCGCGTTCGCCAAAGCGTGCTTCGACGCCAATCTCACCTTCATCGGCCCCAGCGTCGAAGCCATCGAATTGATGGGCAGCAAGCGCCTGTCGAAACTGGCCATGCTCAACGCCGGCGTGCCCTGCATCGCCGGCTACCAGGGCAGTGACCAGGACGACAGCACCCTGCAACAGCAGGCTGAGCGCATCGGCTACCCGTTGATGATCAAAGCCAGCGCCGGCGGCGGTGGGCGCGGCATGCGCCTGGTGCAGCAACCCGAGCAGCTGCTGGAGCAACTGCGCACCGCGCGTTCCGAAGCGCTGAACGCCTTCGGCAGTGATGAGCTGATTCTGGAACAGGCGCTGATCGAACCGCGTCACGTCGAAATCCAGCTGTTCGGCGACAGCCACGGCCACCTGATCTACCTCGGTGAGCGCGACTGCTCGATCCAGCGCCGCCATCAAAAAGTCATCGAAGAAGCGCCCTGCCCGGTGATGACCGCCGCCTTGCGCCAGGCCATGGGCGAAGCCGCGCTCAAGGCCGGTCGTGCGGTGAGCTACGTGGGCGCCGGCACCGTGGAGTTCCTGCTCGACCGCCACGGCCAGTTCTATTTTCTGGAAATGAACACGCGCCTGCAGGTCGAGCACCCGGTCACTGAGCTGACCACCGGCTTCGACCTGGTGGCCTGGCAACTGCAGATCGCCGCCGGCCAGACGCTGCCGGTCACCCAAGAGCAAGTGACGCTGACCGGCCATGCCATGGAAGTGCGCCTGTACGCCGAAGACCCGGCACGCGGCTTCGTACCGCAAACCGGGGACGTGCTGCGCTGGGAACCGGCGCCCGGTGTGCGGATCGACCATGGGCTGCGCGAAGGCGACACAATCAGCCCGTTCTACGACGCCATGCAAGGCAAGATCATCGCCCACGGCGCCACCCGTGAAGAGGCGCGGCGCAAATTGCTGCGCGCGGTGGAAGATACGCGGCTACTGGGGGTCGCGACCAACCAGCAGCTGTTGATCGACGTGCTCAAGCATCCGGGTTTTATCAACGGCGATTTCAGCACCGGGTTTCTCGCCGAGCACTTCAATGTCATAGCGCAGCCGACGGTCACCGATGAACAACTGGCCCTGGCCGCTGCGCTGTTCCATCAACACAGTGCCGACCTGCACCCGCACGGCCTGGCGGGATGGCGGAACAACGCCAGTGTGCCCAACACCTTGCGCCTTGAGGTCAACGGCGACATTCACAGCGTCACCGTAGCCCCGCTGCACCTGACCACCGACGGCCGCCACGCGACCCTGGTGCGCGACGGCATCCGCCGCCGCATCGCCTATCACCTGGACGGTGATCGGCTGTGGCTGGCGGGCCTGAGCGTGACCAACCGCACTCACCAGGTCGCCAGCCGCCACGCCGACGCCAGCAGCGGCACAGTCAAGGCGCCGATGGACGGGGCTATTGTCGAGGTGCGCGTACAGGCCGGTGAGCACGTCAGCAAAGGCCAACTGCTGCTGGTGCTCGAAGCGATGAAAATGGAGCAGCCGCTCACGGCGGGCATCGACGGCATTATCAAACACGTGCGGGTCATGGCCGGCGATCAGGTGCGCAATCGTCAGGTGTTACTGGAGATCGAATAG